From one Deltaproteobacteria bacterium genomic stretch:
- a CDS encoding YheU family protein codes for MEDSAAVEVPWEQLEKDILHKLVEEFVSREGTEYGETEVGLSTKVNQVVEQLKAKKATITFDPETQTTHIISKE; via the coding sequence GTGGAAGATTCAGCAGCGGTTGAGGTCCCTTGGGAACAACTTGAAAAAGATATTCTCCATAAGTTGGTGGAGGAATTCGTTTCTCGAGAGGGTACAGAATACGGCGAGACTGAAGTTGGCTTATCGACGAAGGTGAATCAGGTCGTTGAGCAATTGAAGGCGAAAAAGGCAACGATTACCTTCGACCCTGAAACCCAGACCACCCATATTATCTCCAAAGAGTAA
- a CDS encoding fatty acid desaturase, whose translation MSGETRTGRDLISATRKYAKEDKAKSWWYTLSTFGLWATCSLLAAILPTWPAQTAAAIIAGMIFVRAFILYHDHVHGALLSRSKSAKLLFSLHGLYQMTPRTVWKETHNYHHAHTAKIAGSHIGSYMMVTTRMWNMMTPMQKLKYKFSRHPLTILFGIFTVFVLGMLVSSLVRDPKKNWDSFASLILHTCLATAVPYFFGWNAYFFGIFLPLAITCASGAYLFYTQHNFPGIHIVERKDWEYTRAALESSSFFDLSPMMHWFTGNIGYHHIHHLNPSIPFYRLPEVMRDMPETQNPVRVQLTLKSMIECFKLKLWDPKQGKMVGYP comes from the coding sequence ATGAGCGGCGAAACCAGAACAGGGCGGGACCTGATCAGCGCTACCCGAAAATACGCGAAAGAAGATAAAGCTAAGAGCTGGTGGTATACCTTATCCACTTTTGGGCTCTGGGCGACTTGCAGCCTACTCGCAGCGATTCTACCGACTTGGCCGGCCCAAACAGCTGCCGCCATTATTGCTGGGATGATTTTCGTACGCGCATTTATTCTCTACCATGACCATGTTCACGGAGCTCTTTTGAGCCGTAGTAAAAGCGCGAAGCTCCTCTTCTCTCTGCACGGCCTCTACCAAATGACGCCCCGGACTGTTTGGAAAGAGACGCATAACTATCATCACGCGCATACCGCTAAGATTGCCGGTTCGCATATCGGTTCCTACATGATGGTCACCACACGCATGTGGAACATGATGACGCCGATGCAAAAGCTGAAGTACAAATTCAGCCGCCATCCTCTGACGATTCTCTTTGGTATTTTTACGGTGTTTGTCCTTGGCATGCTTGTCAGTTCACTTGTGCGGGATCCGAAGAAAAATTGGGACTCCTTCGCCTCACTTATTCTGCATACCTGCTTGGCAACTGCTGTACCCTACTTCTTTGGCTGGAATGCATACTTCTTCGGCATCTTCTTGCCATTGGCAATTACCTGCGCAAGCGGAGCATACCTCTTTTACACCCAGCACAATTTCCCAGGAATCCACATCGTGGAACGAAAAGACTGGGAATACACGCGCGCTGCCTTAGAGTCATCGAGCTTCTTTGACTTAAGTCCAATGATGCACTGGTTTACCGGAAACATCGGCTACCACCATATCCATCACTTAAACCCATCGATTCCGTTTTACCGCTTACCTGAGGTAATGCGCGATATGCCGGAAACGCAAAACCCTGTTCGGGTTCAACTCACGTTAAAGTCTATGATTGAGTGCTTCAAGCTCAAGCTTTGGGATCCCAAGCAAGGTAAAATGGTCGGTTATCCGTAG
- a CDS encoding fatty acid desaturase — MFKLRYKADRRTLGFVGFYFFLLIFQWITVPTNPWIAVPLFIATCIWSWFCAIITHNTIHCPIFKNKKMNSWFQIILSLTYGNPVSSYVSGHNLSHHRYTQKPKDIMRTTKVRFSWNFLNLLFFFPAVIPAIVSNDFQFSKMMKNRRPRWYRQFMLESAVFYTVSATLLVLDWRKFLVYWFVPHIWAAWGIVSINFLQHDGCDEDSEFNHSRNFVGKTFGWFTFNNGFHTIHHIKPGLHWSLLREIHDRDVVPHMHPSLNQASIFQYSFHAFILPGRRTRFDGEALVIPKSEKDQDWFPKLGESINPGDLGAEDA, encoded by the coding sequence ATGTTTAAGCTGCGTTATAAAGCGGACCGCCGCACGCTGGGGTTTGTAGGCTTTTATTTCTTCCTACTGATTTTCCAATGGATCACGGTGCCCACCAATCCCTGGATAGCCGTTCCCCTCTTTATCGCCACCTGCATCTGGTCGTGGTTTTGCGCAATCATCACCCACAACACGATTCACTGCCCCATTTTCAAGAACAAGAAAATGAATAGCTGGTTTCAAATCATCCTGAGTTTAACCTACGGCAACCCTGTAAGCTCTTATGTTTCGGGGCATAATTTGAGCCACCACCGCTATACGCAAAAGCCTAAAGACATCATGAGAACAACCAAGGTTCGGTTCTCTTGGAATTTTCTGAATCTCTTGTTCTTTTTTCCCGCGGTTATCCCCGCAATTGTCTCCAACGACTTCCAATTCTCAAAGATGATGAAGAATCGCCGGCCACGCTGGTACCGTCAGTTCATGCTGGAGAGCGCCGTCTTCTACACCGTATCGGCTACCCTGCTCGTCTTAGATTGGCGTAAATTCCTCGTCTACTGGTTCGTTCCACATATTTGGGCTGCCTGGGGAATCGTCAGTATTAACTTTTTGCAGCACGATGGTTGCGACGAAGATTCAGAGTTCAACCACAGCCGCAACTTTGTTGGAAAAACCTTCGGCTGGTTTACCTTCAACAATGGTTTTCACACCATCCACCATATCAAGCCAGGCCTCCATTGGAGCTTACTGCGCGAGATTCATGACCGTGATGTTGTGCCCCATATGCACCCGTCCCTCAATCAAGCCTCTATATTTCAATATAGCTTTCACGCCTTCATTCTGCCTGGCCGCCGTACCCGCTTCGATGGCGAGGCTTTGGTCATACCAAAATCAGAAAAAGACCAGGATTGGTTCCCCAAACTCGGTGAGTCCATCAATCCAGGCGATCTTGGGGCCGAAGACGCCTGA
- a CDS encoding serine hydrolase, with product MLYRRLSAPTALFFLTLMIGACGSDEAPDTSEPSSPVSDAADSSDATDASDVSDASDASESSDPSETAELPCTEAVVDSSYRAWPVADWETTCPEVQNIDSVKLQGAYDYAFAPGRNTQSVVVIRNGAIVAEWYADGKTKDDHVTSWSVAKSFLSAVVGIAVSRGDLPSIDEPLATYIPEFQGTDKESITFRHALQMRSGLQEHMPDNIYIQTDQLAYGIERDVAEAPGGTWAYQNGDSMLVSRGLEAALGSPFIDYASEVLLEPLGIDAKWWTDSVGNALGYCCLDATARDFARFGLLFSRSGDWAGSEVVPAAWIAESTTPVGTDMAYGLHWWSFDNGLYYAALGARNQSIWVFPYFDLVILRNGIYDKRGDPEDYRVIGGSYHDTPEPSEWDDSDFLAPIFEAINDNPLNK from the coding sequence ATGCTTTATAGACGGTTGTCCGCACCTACTGCCTTGTTTTTTTTAACGCTTATGATTGGCGCTTGTGGGAGTGATGAAGCTCCGGATACGAGTGAGCCCAGTTCGCCTGTTTCTGATGCGGCGGATAGTTCCGATGCAACGGACGCCTCTGATGTATCTGACGCTTCTGATGCGAGTGAGAGCAGCGATCCGAGTGAGACTGCCGAACTTCCTTGCACGGAAGCGGTCGTCGATTCATCTTATCGAGCTTGGCCAGTGGCCGATTGGGAAACCACATGCCCTGAAGTTCAGAATATCGACAGTGTGAAACTTCAAGGTGCTTACGATTATGCGTTTGCTCCGGGCCGTAATACGCAATCGGTGGTGGTTATTCGCAATGGAGCCATTGTTGCAGAATGGTATGCAGATGGAAAAACCAAAGACGACCATGTAACGAGCTGGTCTGTGGCCAAAAGCTTTTTGAGTGCAGTGGTTGGCATCGCGGTCTCAAGAGGCGACTTACCGAGTATTGATGAGCCTTTGGCGACCTATATCCCTGAGTTTCAAGGCACAGACAAAGAATCCATCACCTTCCGGCATGCGCTGCAGATGCGGTCGGGTCTTCAAGAGCACATGCCCGACAATATCTACATCCAAACCGATCAGCTCGCGTATGGCATTGAGCGAGATGTAGCAGAGGCACCGGGTGGCACTTGGGCCTATCAAAATGGCGACTCGATGCTTGTTTCACGAGGCTTAGAGGCTGCGCTTGGCTCGCCTTTTATCGATTACGCCAGTGAGGTCTTACTTGAACCTCTTGGAATTGATGCAAAATGGTGGACCGACTCGGTGGGTAATGCGTTGGGCTATTGTTGCCTAGATGCCACGGCCCGAGACTTTGCCCGTTTCGGACTGCTCTTTTCAAGAAGTGGTGATTGGGCAGGGAGTGAAGTGGTACCGGCTGCCTGGATTGCTGAATCCACGACGCCCGTCGGCACTGATATGGCTTACGGGCTCCACTGGTGGTCCTTCGATAACGGACTTTATTACGCAGCCCTGGGCGCTCGTAATCAGTCGATTTGGGTGTTTCCGTATTTTGATCTGGTGATTTTGCGCAATGGGATTTATGACAAGCGCGGAGACCCGGAAGATTACAGGGTGATTGGTGGAAGTTATCACGATACACCTGAGCCGTCAGAGTGGGATGATAGTGACTTTCTAGCACCAATTTTTGAAGCGATTAACGATAACCCTTTGAATAAATAA
- a CDS encoding response regulator: MTKKKILVVDDQEMMRNIMAEIVNADDNLEVCGFANDGMQAVKQVDALSPDLVLLDLEMPEWDGMGFLRHYRSNFQGKVVVLSGKVGGALRPIGDAARRQGADEVLEKPKGEGGKPTADDTKMIIETIYKVLEL; this comes from the coding sequence ATGACGAAAAAGAAAATTCTGGTGGTCGATGACCAGGAAATGATGCGCAACATCATGGCAGAAATCGTAAATGCAGATGATAATCTGGAAGTTTGTGGTTTCGCCAACGATGGTATGCAGGCGGTAAAGCAGGTTGATGCATTGTCTCCCGATTTGGTTCTTCTCGATTTAGAGATGCCCGAGTGGGATGGCATGGGTTTTCTGAGGCATTATCGTTCTAATTTCCAGGGCAAAGTTGTGGTGCTCTCTGGCAAGGTCGGCGGTGCGCTTCGTCCCATTGGCGATGCTGCGAGACGGCAAGGTGCTGATGAGGTTTTAGAAAAGCCTAAGGGCGAGGGCGGTAAGCCAACGGCTGATGATACTAAGATGATTATTGAAACCATCTACAAAGTGTTGGAACTTTAA
- a CDS encoding ATP-dependent DNA helicase RecQ, with amino-acid sequence MSTDAAEYVDPDELLTPTGVLGHYFGYSEFRTGQEEAIDAVMAGHDALVLLPTGGGKSLCFQVPGITMRCLGYGPTIVVSPLIALMEDQVEALNGRGIPAAAVHSQKSDGVNRDVLSQFVAGEIDFLYVSPERASLKSFHSAAKMAQPALIAVDEAHCISQWGHDFRPEYTQLDALRAEVEAPMIALTATATSTVMEEIIKHLHLDEPHVVRGDFRRPNLSFRVKPLSRDIERMESLIHSLTDMGFRSHGAGRCIVYCATRKKVDAVHSALKGAGFPVASYHAGRTDKARAMAHKSYELGRTPILVATNAFGMGIDNPDVRLIVHFQTPGSLEAYYQEAGRAGRDGLPGECHLYFGVSDLMTQRQIGRSSSHALNKRKASALEAIESYARSEECRQQVICEYFTGQKPKEPCGSCDVCTDSGSVVDAFEQFEERSGGRKKEKPEPVGHDDKDIILNAAAGLTRPVGKTNLAKALRGSRAKTLRKGGLLKLEQHGALHHHSEVSLVAAIEELLKSGGLEERGRKYPTVWLKGRPIREKKNSVTGTGRVSSRRKLGSTLARQLTNYRTRQARALGWKAYMVFQKKVIDAIAEAKPRTLYELEYIRGLGPAKISRFGQDIIDMVDRYSED; translated from the coding sequence ATGTCCACAGATGCAGCCGAATATGTTGATCCCGATGAATTGCTCACGCCAACTGGTGTGTTGGGGCATTATTTTGGCTATTCGGAGTTTCGCACAGGGCAAGAAGAAGCCATCGATGCGGTGATGGCCGGGCATGATGCTCTGGTGCTGCTTCCTACCGGTGGTGGTAAATCACTTTGCTTTCAAGTGCCGGGGATCACCATGCGTTGCCTTGGGTATGGCCCAACCATCGTGGTCTCCCCATTGATTGCTTTGATGGAAGACCAGGTCGAAGCACTCAACGGGCGCGGGATTCCCGCTGCGGCGGTGCATAGCCAGAAGTCCGATGGGGTGAACCGGGATGTCCTGAGCCAGTTTGTGGCTGGAGAAATCGATTTCCTCTACGTTTCCCCGGAGCGCGCCTCCTTAAAGAGTTTTCATAGCGCAGCGAAGATGGCGCAGCCTGCTTTGATTGCTGTGGATGAAGCGCATTGTATTAGCCAGTGGGGCCATGATTTTCGTCCAGAGTACACACAGCTCGATGCTCTGCGCGCTGAAGTAGAAGCGCCGATGATTGCGCTCACGGCAACCGCCACCTCCACGGTCATGGAGGAAATCATCAAGCATCTCCATCTGGACGAGCCCCATGTCGTTCGCGGAGATTTTCGACGGCCCAACCTCAGCTTTCGAGTGAAGCCGCTTTCGCGTGATATCGAACGCATGGAATCTTTGATTCACAGTCTTACCGATATGGGTTTCCGCAGCCATGGTGCTGGCCGGTGTATTGTTTACTGCGCGACTCGTAAAAAGGTAGATGCTGTGCACAGCGCATTGAAGGGCGCCGGGTTTCCTGTGGCTTCCTATCACGCTGGGCGCACCGACAAGGCGCGGGCCATGGCGCATAAGTCTTATGAGCTTGGGCGAACGCCCATTCTGGTAGCGACGAATGCTTTTGGTATGGGCATAGATAATCCAGATGTTCGCCTGATTGTTCACTTTCAAACTCCGGGATCTCTTGAGGCCTATTACCAAGAGGCGGGCAGAGCAGGCCGAGATGGTTTACCCGGTGAGTGTCATCTTTATTTTGGTGTCAGCGATTTAATGACTCAGCGCCAGATTGGTCGCAGCAGCAGCCATGCCCTCAACAAGCGCAAGGCAAGTGCCTTAGAAGCCATTGAGTCTTACGCTCGCTCTGAAGAGTGTCGTCAGCAAGTCATCTGTGAGTATTTCACAGGGCAAAAACCTAAAGAGCCATGCGGTTCTTGCGATGTTTGTACGGATTCAGGAAGTGTTGTTGATGCTTTCGAGCAGTTTGAAGAGCGCAGCGGTGGGCGGAAAAAAGAAAAGCCAGAGCCCGTTGGTCATGACGATAAAGACATCATTCTTAATGCAGCGGCAGGTTTAACGCGCCCGGTGGGCAAAACCAACCTCGCTAAAGCGCTGCGTGGAAGCCGTGCAAAAACACTACGCAAGGGTGGCCTCTTAAAGCTTGAGCAACACGGGGCCCTCCATCATCACTCAGAGGTTTCCTTGGTGGCGGCCATTGAAGAGCTGCTGAAATCTGGCGGCCTTGAGGAGCGCGGGCGCAAGTACCCCACGGTATGGCTTAAAGGGCGCCCTATTCGTGAGAAAAAGAATTCGGTAACAGGAACTGGGCGTGTTTCGTCTAGGCGTAAGCTCGGCTCAACGTTAGCACGGCAGCTCACCAATTACCGAACTAGGCAGGCCAGAGCGCTTGGCTGGAAGGCCTACATGGTGTTTCAAAAGAAGGTCATCGATGCCATTGCAGAAGCTAAGCCCCGTACCTTGTATGAGTTAGAGTATATTCGTGGGCTGGGTCCGGCGAAGATAAGCCGATTTGGGCAAGACATTATCGACATGGTCGACCGCTACAGCGAAGACTAA
- a CDS encoding NAD-dependent epimerase/dehydratase family protein — MSNSALILVTGASGFIGQKCVTALLEQGHAVRAFVLPHEDVSQTFNNKVEIIRGDISNKEDVCKAAEGISGAIHLAAVVGDAGTDELHQKVTVGGTRHLFEAVPQELRVVLISSIVYYGNHLKTHTCHEQTPPGEPVGVYSRAKQAQEQVAWDKIMSGANISIVRPANVYGPKSGPWVNDACELLKAGMPALVDGGHGNAGLVYVDNVVDIILAALQQDAASGRAYNACDELDVTWKTYFSELARIVGAPKPRSIPSWAAKTGANICETIWAKARFKSRPLLTHEALNLIGSDHRIPGKRARDELGVRPSVSFTQGMAEVRRYLLSRQ; from the coding sequence ATGTCAAACTCCGCTCTTATCCTCGTCACCGGTGCCTCTGGGTTCATCGGCCAGAAATGCGTCACAGCCCTGCTGGAACAAGGACACGCTGTGCGCGCTTTCGTTTTGCCACACGAAGATGTTTCCCAAACCTTTAATAACAAAGTTGAAATTATTCGCGGGGACATCAGCAACAAAGAGGATGTTTGCAAAGCTGCGGAGGGCATCAGCGGGGCCATTCACCTCGCCGCTGTCGTTGGCGATGCGGGCACCGATGAGCTTCACCAAAAAGTTACCGTAGGCGGCACTCGGCATCTGTTTGAGGCAGTACCCCAAGAGCTACGTGTCGTCCTCATCTCGAGCATCGTCTATTACGGTAATCACTTAAAAACCCATACCTGTCATGAACAGACCCCACCTGGTGAACCCGTCGGCGTTTACAGCCGTGCCAAGCAAGCTCAAGAACAAGTTGCCTGGGACAAAATTATGTCGGGAGCGAATATCTCTATTGTTCGTCCCGCCAATGTCTATGGTCCCAAGAGCGGCCCTTGGGTTAATGATGCGTGTGAGCTCTTAAAGGCAGGCATGCCGGCTTTGGTAGATGGTGGCCACGGCAACGCCGGACTTGTTTATGTAGACAATGTGGTCGACATCATTCTCGCGGCGCTCCAACAAGACGCAGCCTCTGGCCGGGCCTACAACGCCTGCGATGAACTCGACGTTACCTGGAAAACATATTTCTCGGAGCTAGCTCGAATCGTGGGTGCACCGAAACCGCGCTCCATACCCAGCTGGGCGGCAAAGACCGGTGCGAATATTTGTGAAACCATTTGGGCCAAAGCCAGATTTAAGTCCCGCCCTCTACTGACCCACGAGGCCCTGAACCTCATTGGCAGTGACCACCGAATACCCGGCAAGCGCGCACGCGATGAATTAGGTGTGAGACCAAGCGTTAGCTTCACTCAAGGCATGGCAGAAGTAAGGCGTTATCTTTTAAGTCGCCAATGA